One stretch of Oryzias latipes chromosome 7, ASM223467v1 DNA includes these proteins:
- the LOC101160236 gene encoding protein snail homolog Sna, which translates to MPRSFLVKKYFSSKKPCYRENHLESQRAFVPESFPKAELPTQNHSSALTCNTTTPFCTSFVTPAPVSPITPPSSMPLAPLDLSSSSSSSSGEEEEDGGRSSDPPSPDAVHHIYQCLHCNKSYSSLASLSHHQISHQQLVSAQQTPSLSGEASIRPVFHCKHCSKKYTSLGALKMHIRSHTLPCVCPTCGKAFSRPWLLRGHIRTHTGERPFACQHCNRAFADRSNLRAHLQTHSEVKKYQCSSCSRTFSRMSLLHKHCASGSCCAS; encoded by the exons ATGCCTCGATCATTTCTTGTCAAGAAGTATTTTTCGTCTAAGAAGCCTTGCTACAGAGAGAATCACCTGGAGAGTCAAAGAG CTTTTGTCCCAGAGAGTTTTCCAAAGGCTGAACTTCCTACCCAGAACCACAGCTCTGCTCTGACCTGCAACACCACCACCCCGTTCTGCACCAGCTTTGTCACACCTGCACCAGTCTCCCCCATCACACCACCCTCTTCTATGCCACTGGCACCTCTGGACCTCAGCAGCTCTTCCTCCAGCAGTAGtggtgaagaagaagaggatgGAGGACGCTCATCAGACCCACCTAGTCCAGATGCAGTCCACCACATCTACCAATGCCTGCATTGCAATAAAAGCTACAGCAGCCTTGCATCACTCTCCCACCACCAGATATCCCACCAGCAGCTTGTTTCAGCTCAACAGACTCCCTCTCTGTCCGGCGAAGCTTCCATCCGACCGGTCTTTCACTGCAAACACTGCTCAAAGAAGTACACCAGCTTGGGAGCTCTGAAGATGCACATCCGCTCTCACACTCTGCCGTGCGTGTGCCCTACCTGTGGTAAGGCCTTCTCCAGGCCATGGCTTCTCAGAGGACACATTCGCACACATACAG GCGAACGACCCTTTGCTTGCCAACACTGTAACCGGGCCTTCGCTGACCGCTCCAACCTGCGTGCACATTTGCAGACCCACTCTGAAGTGAAGAAGTACCAGTGCAGCTCCTGCTCTCGGACCTTCAGCCGCATGTCTTTGCTGCACAAACACTGTGCCTCTGGATCCTGCTGTGCCTCATAG
- the tp53inp2 gene encoding tumor protein p53-inducible nuclear protein 2 isoform X2: MFQRLSNLLFGEVEEVAAELKGPNPCLTEADEEGWMLVNLPVDCRMQVEDKTGTLSEHNVSLEHPNAHTRTECRPPNKRRRTHKVRGSADPSNVPPGFSTNSIHLGAVTPMSLPRQVRLSTPSSTPSMSPDPGSECGGNGGRSREGSERGCMDESWFVTPPPCFTAEGATAEASPMEDLLIEHPSMSVYVSPNNTSMVSTSDLSVVGEECILSLASSVSRVSEPGVIPAARSTMPTRVTRGGAAHPGALAKVTQVARVQRCKARIDRRHLSRNHIQRQNRTREQVPCHAAHARNTFLHQPSKRNFCH, encoded by the exons ATGTTTCAGCGTCTTAGCAACCTGTTGTTTGGGGAAGTAGAAGAGGTGGCAGCAGAGTTGAAGGGTCCCAACCCATGTCTGACAGAGGCGGATGAGGAGGGATGGATGCTTGTCAACCTGCCTG TAGACTGCAGGATGCAGGTGGAGGATAAAACGGGGACTCTTTCTGAACACAATGTCTCATTAGAGCATCCAAATGCACATACAAGGACAGAATGCCGCCCGCCAAACAAGCGGCGTAGAACACATAAAGTCCGGGGCTCGGCGGACCCTTCCAATGTCCCGCCTGGCTTCAGCACAAATTCAATACACTTGGGTGCTGTCACACCTATGAGCCTGCCCAGACAAGTCAGACTATCCACCCCTTCCTCCACCCCATCGATGTCCCCAGATCCTGGGAGTGAGTGTGGGGGGAATGGGGGGAGAAGTAGGGAAGGCTCAGAGAGAGGCTGCATGGATGAGAGTTGGTTTgtcacccctcccccctgtttCACTGCAGAGGGAGCCACAGCGGAGGCCAGTCCCATGGAAGATCTGCTCATAGAGCACCCCAGCATGTCTGTGTACGTCTCACCAAACAACACGTCCATGGTCTCCACTAGCGACCTGTCTGTGGTGGGGGAGGAATGCATTCTTAGCCTGGCCAGCAGCGTCAg CAGAGTCTCTGAACCAGGCGTCATCCCAGCTGCCCGGAGCACCATGCCCACCAGAGTGACCCGTGGAGGGGCTGCCCACCCTGGAGCTTTGGCCAAGGTCACCCAGGTGGCCAGGGTCCAGCGTTGCAAAGCCCGCATCGATAGACGACATCTAAGTCGCAACCATATCCAGCGGCAGAATCGCACAAGGGAGCAGGTTCCTTGCCACGCAGCCCACGCCAGAAATACCTTTCTTCACCAGCCCAGCAAGCGCAACTTCTGCCACTAA
- the tp53inp2 gene encoding tumor protein p53-inducible nuclear protein 2 isoform X4, translating to MFQRLSNLLFGEVEEVAAELKGPNPCLTEADEEGWMLVNLPAVDCRMQVEDKTGTLSEHNVSLEHPNAHTRTECRPPNKRRRTHKVRGSADPSNVPPGFSTNSIHLGAVTPMSLPRQVRLSTPSSTPSMSPDPGKGATAEASPMEDLLIEHPSMSVYVSPNNTSMVSTSDLSVVGEECILSLASSVSRVSEPGVIPAARSTMPTRVTRGGAAHPGALAKVTQVARVQRCKARIDRRHLSRNHIQRQNRTREQVPCHAAHARNTFLHQPSKRNFCH from the exons ATGTTTCAGCGTCTTAGCAACCTGTTGTTTGGGGAAGTAGAAGAGGTGGCAGCAGAGTTGAAGGGTCCCAACCCATGTCTGACAGAGGCGGATGAGGAGGGATGGATGCTTGTCAACCTGCCTG CAGTAGACTGCAGGATGCAGGTGGAGGATAAAACGGGGACTCTTTCTGAACACAATGTCTCATTAGAGCATCCAAATGCACATACAAGGACAGAATGCCGCCCGCCAAACAAGCGGCGTAGAACACATAAAGTCCGGGGCTCGGCGGACCCTTCCAATGTCCCGCCTGGCTTCAGCACAAATTCAATACACTTGGGTGCTGTCACACCTATGAGCCTGCCCAGACAAGTCAGACTATCCACCCCTTCCTCCACCCCATCGATGTCCCCAGATCCTGGGA AGGGAGCCACAGCGGAGGCCAGTCCCATGGAAGATCTGCTCATAGAGCACCCCAGCATGTCTGTGTACGTCTCACCAAACAACACGTCCATGGTCTCCACTAGCGACCTGTCTGTGGTGGGGGAGGAATGCATTCTTAGCCTGGCCAGCAGCGTCAg CAGAGTCTCTGAACCAGGCGTCATCCCAGCTGCCCGGAGCACCATGCCCACCAGAGTGACCCGTGGAGGGGCTGCCCACCCTGGAGCTTTGGCCAAGGTCACCCAGGTGGCCAGGGTCCAGCGTTGCAAAGCCCGCATCGATAGACGACATCTAAGTCGCAACCATATCCAGCGGCAGAATCGCACAAGGGAGCAGGTTCCTTGCCACGCAGCCCACGCCAGAAATACCTTTCTTCACCAGCCCAGCAAGCGCAACTTCTGCCACTAA
- the tp53inp2 gene encoding tumor protein p53-inducible nuclear protein 2 isoform X5: protein MFQRLSNLLFGEVEEVAAELKGPNPCLTEADEEGWMLVNLPEGATAEASPMEDLLIEHPSMSVYVSPNNTSMVSTSDLSVVGEECILSLASSVSRVSEPGVIPAARSTMPTRVTRGGAAHPGALAKVTQVARVQRCKARIDRRHLSRNHIQRQNRTREQVPCHAAHARNTFLHQPSKRNFCH, encoded by the exons ATGTTTCAGCGTCTTAGCAACCTGTTGTTTGGGGAAGTAGAAGAGGTGGCAGCAGAGTTGAAGGGTCCCAACCCATGTCTGACAGAGGCGGATGAGGAGGGATGGATGCTTGTCAACCTGCCTG AGGGAGCCACAGCGGAGGCCAGTCCCATGGAAGATCTGCTCATAGAGCACCCCAGCATGTCTGTGTACGTCTCACCAAACAACACGTCCATGGTCTCCACTAGCGACCTGTCTGTGGTGGGGGAGGAATGCATTCTTAGCCTGGCCAGCAGCGTCAg CAGAGTCTCTGAACCAGGCGTCATCCCAGCTGCCCGGAGCACCATGCCCACCAGAGTGACCCGTGGAGGGGCTGCCCACCCTGGAGCTTTGGCCAAGGTCACCCAGGTGGCCAGGGTCCAGCGTTGCAAAGCCCGCATCGATAGACGACATCTAAGTCGCAACCATATCCAGCGGCAGAATCGCACAAGGGAGCAGGTTCCTTGCCACGCAGCCCACGCCAGAAATACCTTTCTTCACCAGCCCAGCAAGCGCAACTTCTGCCACTAA
- the tp53inp2 gene encoding tumor protein p53-inducible nuclear protein 2 isoform X1, with the protein MFQRLSNLLFGEVEEVAAELKGPNPCLTEADEEGWMLVNLPAVDCRMQVEDKTGTLSEHNVSLEHPNAHTRTECRPPNKRRRTHKVRGSADPSNVPPGFSTNSIHLGAVTPMSLPRQVRLSTPSSTPSMSPDPGSECGGNGGRSREGSERGCMDESWFVTPPPCFTAEGATAEASPMEDLLIEHPSMSVYVSPNNTSMVSTSDLSVVGEECILSLASSVSRVSEPGVIPAARSTMPTRVTRGGAAHPGALAKVTQVARVQRCKARIDRRHLSRNHIQRQNRTREQVPCHAAHARNTFLHQPSKRNFCH; encoded by the exons ATGTTTCAGCGTCTTAGCAACCTGTTGTTTGGGGAAGTAGAAGAGGTGGCAGCAGAGTTGAAGGGTCCCAACCCATGTCTGACAGAGGCGGATGAGGAGGGATGGATGCTTGTCAACCTGCCTG CAGTAGACTGCAGGATGCAGGTGGAGGATAAAACGGGGACTCTTTCTGAACACAATGTCTCATTAGAGCATCCAAATGCACATACAAGGACAGAATGCCGCCCGCCAAACAAGCGGCGTAGAACACATAAAGTCCGGGGCTCGGCGGACCCTTCCAATGTCCCGCCTGGCTTCAGCACAAATTCAATACACTTGGGTGCTGTCACACCTATGAGCCTGCCCAGACAAGTCAGACTATCCACCCCTTCCTCCACCCCATCGATGTCCCCAGATCCTGGGAGTGAGTGTGGGGGGAATGGGGGGAGAAGTAGGGAAGGCTCAGAGAGAGGCTGCATGGATGAGAGTTGGTTTgtcacccctcccccctgtttCACTGCAGAGGGAGCCACAGCGGAGGCCAGTCCCATGGAAGATCTGCTCATAGAGCACCCCAGCATGTCTGTGTACGTCTCACCAAACAACACGTCCATGGTCTCCACTAGCGACCTGTCTGTGGTGGGGGAGGAATGCATTCTTAGCCTGGCCAGCAGCGTCAg CAGAGTCTCTGAACCAGGCGTCATCCCAGCTGCCCGGAGCACCATGCCCACCAGAGTGACCCGTGGAGGGGCTGCCCACCCTGGAGCTTTGGCCAAGGTCACCCAGGTGGCCAGGGTCCAGCGTTGCAAAGCCCGCATCGATAGACGACATCTAAGTCGCAACCATATCCAGCGGCAGAATCGCACAAGGGAGCAGGTTCCTTGCCACGCAGCCCACGCCAGAAATACCTTTCTTCACCAGCCCAGCAAGCGCAACTTCTGCCACTAA
- the tp53inp2 gene encoding tumor protein p53-inducible nuclear protein 2 isoform X3 — MFQRLSNLLFGEVEEVAAELKGPNPCLTEADEEGWMLVNLPAVDCRMQVEDKTGTLSEHNVSLEHPNAHTRTECRPPNKRRRTHKVRGSADPSNVPPGFSTNSIHLGAVTPMSLPRQVRLSTPSSTPSMSPDPGSECGGNGGRSREGSERGCMDESWFVTPPPCFTAEGATAEASPMEDLLIEHPSMSVYVSPNNTSMVSTSDLSVVGEECILSLASSVRVSEPGVIPAARSTMPTRVTRGGAAHPGALAKVTQVARVQRCKARIDRRHLSRNHIQRQNRTREQVPCHAAHARNTFLHQPSKRNFCH; from the exons ATGTTTCAGCGTCTTAGCAACCTGTTGTTTGGGGAAGTAGAAGAGGTGGCAGCAGAGTTGAAGGGTCCCAACCCATGTCTGACAGAGGCGGATGAGGAGGGATGGATGCTTGTCAACCTGCCTG CAGTAGACTGCAGGATGCAGGTGGAGGATAAAACGGGGACTCTTTCTGAACACAATGTCTCATTAGAGCATCCAAATGCACATACAAGGACAGAATGCCGCCCGCCAAACAAGCGGCGTAGAACACATAAAGTCCGGGGCTCGGCGGACCCTTCCAATGTCCCGCCTGGCTTCAGCACAAATTCAATACACTTGGGTGCTGTCACACCTATGAGCCTGCCCAGACAAGTCAGACTATCCACCCCTTCCTCCACCCCATCGATGTCCCCAGATCCTGGGAGTGAGTGTGGGGGGAATGGGGGGAGAAGTAGGGAAGGCTCAGAGAGAGGCTGCATGGATGAGAGTTGGTTTgtcacccctcccccctgtttCACTGCAGAGGGAGCCACAGCGGAGGCCAGTCCCATGGAAGATCTGCTCATAGAGCACCCCAGCATGTCTGTGTACGTCTCACCAAACAACACGTCCATGGTCTCCACTAGCGACCTGTCTGTGGTGGGGGAGGAATGCATTCTTAGCCTGGCCAGCAGCGTCAg AGTCTCTGAACCAGGCGTCATCCCAGCTGCCCGGAGCACCATGCCCACCAGAGTGACCCGTGGAGGGGCTGCCCACCCTGGAGCTTTGGCCAAGGTCACCCAGGTGGCCAGGGTCCAGCGTTGCAAAGCCCGCATCGATAGACGACATCTAAGTCGCAACCATATCCAGCGGCAGAATCGCACAAGGGAGCAGGTTCCTTGCCACGCAGCCCACGCCAGAAATACCTTTCTTCACCAGCCCAGCAAGCGCAACTTCTGCCACTAA